In the Nicotiana tabacum cultivar K326 chromosome 16, ASM71507v2, whole genome shotgun sequence genome, one interval contains:
- the LOC142170349 gene encoding uncharacterized protein LOC142170349 yields the protein MKYGDAVTTSRVIYQVSSNLQALVKVRKPGMDMVPHKWKDLLAMMENFTPKLKVTKVMWELPSTGWLKVNTDGSSRGNPGRSSIGFCIRNENGDIVKSVGREIEETTNTVAEAKAMLEALRFCRFQQYSHVWLQTDSMLLKKIMDGIWKPPWIISEKVEEMMQLMIGGNYTVTHIHREGNKLADHLANYALDHGEIECQQF from the coding sequence ATGAAGTATGGTGATGCTGTGACAACTAGCAGGGTGATTTATCAAGTGTCATCAAATCTCCAGGCATTGGTGAAAGTGAGAAAGCCTGGGATGGACATGGTACCTCATAAATGGAAAGACCTTCTAGCCATGATGGAAAATTTCACTCCTAAACTTAAAGTTACCAAAGTCATGTGGGAACTTCCAAGTACAGGATGGCTAAAGGTTAATACAGACGGGTCATCGAGGGGAAATCCAGGCAGGAGCTCAATAGGTTTTTGTATAAGAAATGAAAATGGTGACATAGTCAAGTCTGTAGGGAGGGAGATTGAGGAGACAACAAACACAGTAGCTGAAGCGAAGGCCATGTTAGAAGCACTAAGGTTCTGCAGATTTCAACAATACTCTCATGTATGGCTTCAAACTGACTCAATGTTATTAAAAAAGATAATGGATGGGATTTGgaaaccaccatggatcataTCTGAGAAGGTAGAGGAAATGATGCAACTAATGATTGGGGGCAATTACACAGTTACTCATATTCATAGAGAGGGCAACAAGTTGGCTGATCATTTGGCTAATTATGCTTTAGATCATGGAGAAATCGAATGCCAACAATTCTGA
- the LOC142170350 gene encoding uncharacterized protein LOC142170350: MISEEQSGFVKGRNIVENILLTQEIVTDIRLRTKAGPNVILKQDMTKAYDRLSWIFLTKVMRKMGFTQRLIGIAFGLVSNNWYSILINGQAHGFFKSSRGVKQGDPVSPTLFILATEALSWGLNALHTNMYFCGFGMPKWSPKINHLAYADDMIIFSSSDETSLMLIMQVLNAYENASGQLINKTKSAVYLHHLTHMDVVSKVERITYIHRNEFPITYLGCPIFYARRKLEYYQPLITKVAQFFWSSSVGGTSRHWASWNTLCMPVEEGGIGFRSLHDVTKALFSKLWWNFRTKPSLWSSFVCQKYCKKMNSVVVPWKRGSHIWRKMLECRDLIEHQIFWQTKKGSSLFWFENWTGLGALYFLVPQDFGIDETVQNVHEVTLDGGWDVDRLFEMLPEDLAVHILEKIKPPSPQQVLDVPCWMLETRGYFSVKSAWDYTRRRDEPITAYRMIWVKGLPFKIAFFMWKVWKAKLPLDDFLKKVGYCMPSKCWCCVHPDEESLQHLFLDQKLQRQLGSIFYRGQE, translated from the exons ATGATATCGGAGGAACAGTCAGGTTTTGTTAAGGGCAGGAATATAGTAGAAAACATCCTTTTAACTCAGGAGATAGTCACTGACATTAGGCTTAGAACTAAGGCTGGACCTAATGTCATCCTGAAGCAAGATATGACCAAAGCTTATGATAGATTATCTTGGATATTCCTAACAAAGGTAATGAGAAAGATGGGATTCACACAAAGGTTGATAGGGATTGCCTTTGGATTAGTTTCAAACAATTGGTATTCTATTCTAATCAATGGTCAAGCTCATGGTTTCTTTAAATCCTCAAGGGGAGTAAAACAAGGTGATCCTGTATCTCCAACTTTGTTTATCTTGGCAACAGAAGCATTATCTTGGGGCCTCAATGCACTTCATACTAATATGTATTTTTGTGGATTTGGAATGCCAAAGTGGAGTCCAAAGATCAATCATTTGGCGTATGCAGATGACATGATTATTTTTTCATCATCTGATGAAACTtctctgatgctgattatgcaagtGTTGAATGCATATGAAAATGCATCTGGGCAGCTTATTAACAAGACCAAATCAGCTGTGTACCTGCATCATTTAACACACATGGATGTGGTCAGCAAGGTGGAAAGGATCACATACATTCATAGGAATGAATTTCCTATCACATACCTAGGTTGTCCTATTTTTTATGCAAGGAGAAAGCTGGAATACTATCAGCCCCTAATTACTAAG GTTGCTCAGTTTTTCTGGAGCAGCTCTGTAGGAGGAACTAGTAGGCATTGGGCTTCATGGAATACCTTATGCATGCCAGTTGAGGAAGGAGGAATAGGTTTCAGGTCACTACATGATGTAACAAAAGCATTATTCAGCAAGTTGTGGTGGAATTTCAGAACAAAACCAAGCCTATGGAGCTCTTTTGTATGTCAGAAATATTGTAAGAAAATGAATTCAGTAGTTGTTCCATGGAAAAGGGGGTCTCATATTTGGAGAAAAATGTTGGAATGCAGAGATCTTATTGAACATCAAATCTTTTGGCAAACAAAAAAGGGATCCTCACTTTTTTGGTTTGAAAACTGGACAGGTCTTGGGGCACTATATTTTTTAGTTCCTCAGGACTTTGGCATAGATGAAACAGTACAAAATGTACATGAAGTTACCTTAGATGGTGGGTGGGATGTGGACAGGCTATTTGAAATGCTtcctgaagacttagcagtacACATTCTAGAGAAAATCAAACCACCTTCACCTCAGCAGGTTCTTGACGTGCCTTGTTGGATGCTGGAAACAAGAGGATATTTCAGTGTTAAGTCAGCATGGGATTATACGAGAAGAAGAGACGAACCAATAACAGCTTATAGAATGATTTGGGTAAAGGGACTGCcttttaaaatagcatttttCATGTGGAAAGTGTGGAAAGCAAAGTTACCTTTAGATGATTTCTTGAAAAAGGTAGGCTACTGCATGCCATCAAAATGCTGGTGTTGTGTACATCCTGATGAGGAATCTCTTCAACATTTGTTTTTAGATCAGAAACTGCAAAGACAACTTGGAAGTATTTTCTATCGAGGGCAGGAATAG